From the Leptolyngbya sp. O-77 genome, one window contains:
- a CDS encoding tetratricopeptide repeat protein, giving the protein MNRIKLFRAMLFVATLILSLGFPIHGTDAGTAIAHPEHATQEQLAVATPSLTAPLFDNLGDHHHPISTRNPLAQRYFDQGLILSYGFNHAEALRSFQQAAELDPTCALCYWGMAYVLGPNINAAMEDSDVPTAWAAIQRAVQLGSNASDRERAYIHALATRYAPQPVEDRTELNLAYANAMRDVAQRYPDDPDAGTLFAEALMDTTPWDYWDESGNPTDAGAEIIATLESVLKRFPNHVGALHLYIHAVEAQRPELAADVADRLRDLNIQTSHLLHMPAHIYLRVGRYHDAVVANQRAAAADREYAQAHHPDGIFRIAYMPHNHHFLWYAAMMAGQRRVALEAARNTADLVERSLWKEPGYGTLQHYAVIPLYTYVKFGLWDDILAEPKPEADLVYPTGVWHFARGMALAAKGEGQAAAQELKALKAIAADPALEGVTIWDINSTADLLKIGVEVLSGELAAKRGDVYGAIAHLEAGVALQDQLNYDEPAPWYSPVRQNLGAMLLQAGRPAEAEQVFRDDLAIYPHNGWSLYGLAQSLEAQGKTDEARQTRAQFRSAWQHADVMLTAARF; this is encoded by the coding sequence ATGAACCGAATCAAACTCTTTCGCGCAATGCTGTTTGTCGCAACGCTCATTCTTTCACTGGGATTTCCTATCCACGGAACGGATGCGGGAACGGCGATCGCCCATCCAGAACACGCCACCCAGGAACAGCTCGCAGTCGCCACTCCGTCCCTCACGGCTCCCCTGTTTGACAACCTGGGCGATCACCATCACCCCATTTCCACCCGCAATCCCCTCGCGCAACGCTATTTCGACCAGGGACTCATTCTGTCCTACGGGTTCAACCATGCCGAGGCGCTGCGATCCTTTCAGCAGGCTGCCGAACTCGACCCCACCTGCGCCCTCTGCTACTGGGGCATGGCCTACGTGCTGGGGCCCAATATCAACGCCGCGATGGAAGATAGCGACGTGCCGACGGCGTGGGCCGCGATTCAAAGAGCCGTGCAACTGGGCAGCAATGCGAGCGATCGCGAACGCGCCTATATCCACGCCCTCGCCACTCGCTATGCGCCGCAACCCGTAGAGGACCGTACCGAACTCAATCTCGCCTATGCCAACGCCATGCGCGATGTGGCGCAGCGCTATCCCGATGACCCAGACGCGGGCACGCTGTTTGCCGAAGCGCTGATGGACACAACTCCCTGGGACTATTGGGACGAGTCGGGCAATCCCACCGACGCAGGCGCAGAAATTATCGCCACGCTGGAATCGGTGCTGAAGCGGTTCCCCAACCACGTCGGCGCATTGCACCTCTACATTCACGCAGTGGAGGCGCAGCGGCCAGAACTGGCGGCCGACGTGGCGGATCGCCTGCGGGATTTGAATATCCAAACCAGCCACCTGCTCCACATGCCTGCTCACATTTACCTGCGGGTGGGGCGCTATCACGATGCGGTGGTGGCCAATCAGCGGGCTGCTGCTGCCGACCGGGAATATGCCCAGGCGCATCACCCCGACGGCATTTTCCGAATTGCCTACATGCCCCACAATCACCATTTCCTCTGGTATGCGGCGATGATGGCTGGGCAGCGGCGGGTGGCGCTGGAGGCTGCCCGCAACACGGCGGATTTGGTCGAGCGATCGCTCTGGAAAGAACCGGGCTACGGCACGCTGCAACACTACGCTGTGATTCCGCTCTATACCTACGTCAAGTTTGGCCTGTGGGATGATATCTTGGCGGAACCCAAGCCGGAGGCAGATCTGGTCTATCCGACGGGCGTGTGGCACTTTGCACGGGGCATGGCGCTGGCGGCTAAGGGCGAGGGGCAAGCAGCCGCGCAAGAACTGAAGGCCCTAAAGGCGATCGCCGCTGATCCAGCCCTAGAAGGGGTGACCATTTGGGACATCAACTCGACAGCAGATTTGCTGAAGATCGGCGTGGAGGTGCTGTCGGGCGAACTGGCCGCCAAGCGGGGCGATGTTTACGGGGCGATCGCCCATCTAGAAGCAGGCGTGGCGCTGCAAGACCAGCTTAACTATGACGAACCCGCGCCCTGGTATTCGCCCGTGCGCCAAAACCTGGGAGCGATGCTGCTGCAAGCCGGCCGCCCTGCGGAGGCAGAGCAGGTGTTCCGCGATGACCTGGCAATTTATCCCCACAACGGCTGGTCGCTCTACGGCCTGGCGCAAAGCCTGGAGGCTCAGGGCAAAACAGACGAAGCCCGACAGACCCGCGCCCAGTTTCGCTCGGCATGGCAACACGCTGATGTGATGCTGACCGCTGCCCGGTTCTAG
- a CDS encoding serine O-acetyltransferase, with product MPPMGDRSTATTSASRGTVPFMDEFKDKIRNIESTIAQPDWSREQLKRWWDPGRQLLRSIRRYQKWKRRGGLLGLLGSKVAVLHYRFWSVVSASEIHLTCKLGGGLLLTHPNGVIIHPDAEVGANCLILQQVTLVAGVKVGNGVDIGAGAKIIRPVTIGDRARIGANAVVTKDVRPGATVVGIPAREIKSANLIGATR from the coding sequence ATGCCTCCGATGGGCGATCGCTCGACAGCCACTACCAGTGCGTCACGGGGAACCGTTCCATTCATGGACGAATTCAAGGACAAAATTAGGAATATCGAATCGACCATTGCCCAGCCCGACTGGAGTCGAGAGCAGCTAAAACGCTGGTGGGACCCTGGTCGTCAGCTTTTGCGGTCGATTCGTCGCTATCAAAAATGGAAGCGGCGCGGCGGGCTGTTGGGGCTATTGGGCAGCAAGGTCGCCGTGCTGCACTACCGCTTTTGGAGCGTGGTGTCTGCTTCGGAAATTCACCTCACCTGCAAGCTGGGCGGCGGGCTGCTGCTGACGCACCCCAACGGCGTGATTATCCATCCCGATGCGGAGGTGGGCGCAAACTGCCTGATTTTGCAGCAGGTGACATTGGTGGCAGGGGTGAAGGTGGGCAACGGGGTGGATATTGGCGCGGGCGCAAAGATTATCCGGCCGGTGACAATTGGCGATCGCGCTCGCATCGGAGCCAATGCCGTAGTCACGAAAGACGTGCGCCCTGGTGCAACGGTGGTGGGCATTCCCGCCAGAGAAATCAAGTCCGCTAACCTGATTGGGGCGACCCGTTAG